In Raphanus sativus cultivar WK10039 chromosome 5, ASM80110v3, whole genome shotgun sequence, the following proteins share a genomic window:
- the LOC108859571 gene encoding protein BIC1: MNIIDDTTSPMAHPVDPSQPPSDQTQQDPSSPNEASSVTDKKEDQALPEEKPKQNQEEERVDVTGREKLKKHRREVAGNVWIPDIWGQEDLLKDWIDCSTFDTCLVPAGISSARAALVEGARRAASASRGLHNRCLISR, encoded by the coding sequence ATGAACATCATCGACGATACGACGTCTCCAATGGCCCACCCGGTCGATCCATCTCAACCCCCTTCCGACCAAACCCAACAAGATCCAAGTTCGCCCAATGAAGCTTCTTCTGTTACCGACAAGAAAGAAGATCAAGCTTTGCCCGAAGAGAAACCGAAGCAgaatcaagaagaagagagagttGACGTCACTGGGAGAGAAAAGCTAAAGAAGCACCGGAGAGAGGTCGCCGGAAATGTTTGGATACCGGACATATGGGGACAAGAAGATCTTCTTAAGGATTGGATCGACTGCTCAACGTTTGACACGTGTCTAGTCCCTGCCGGAATCTCGTCGGCACGTGCAGCTCTCGTAGAGGGAGCTAGGCGAGCTGCTTCAGCTTCTCGTGGGTTACATAATCGTTGCTTGATCTCACGctga
- the LOC108860483 gene encoding protein LITTLE ZIPPER 3 has product MCYKERNQAMERLNSKLYVENCYIMKENERLRKEAELLNQENQQLLFQLKQKLSKPKKNPNGSNNDNNFCPSSSASGKS; this is encoded by the exons ATGTGTTAT aaagaaagaaatcaaGCAATGGAGAGGCTGAACTCGAAGCTGTATGTGGAGAACTGTTACATAATGAAAGAAAACGAGAGGCTAAGGAAGGAAGCTGAGCTTTTGAATCAAGAGAATCAACAGCTTTTGTTTCAGCTCAAACAGAAACTCTCCAAACCCAAGAAGAATCCTAATGGTTCAAACAATGACAACAATTTCTGTCCATCAAGCTCTGCTTCTGGAAAATCCTGA
- the LOC130512724 gene encoding probable purple acid phosphatase 20: MVKVWNLVAIMLVVLLPNVSSYDRPATRKNIVMHPSSNDPLSPEQVHISLVGPDKMRISWITKHSAMPTVVYGTTSGKYEGSANGTSSSYQYLLIYRSGLINDVIVGPLKPNTVYYYKCGGQSSTQEFNFKTPPSQFPVKFAVAGDLGTTEWSKSTLDHVSKWEHDVFILPGDLSYADLLQPVWDTFGRMVQPLASKRPWMVTQGNHEVELIPVLHRQSFTAYNNRWRMPFEESGSTSNLYYSFNVVGVHVIMLGSYTDFEPGSDQYQWLEKDLKSIDRKTTPWLMAVIHAPWYNTNEAHQGEKESVDMKQSMETLLYNARVDLVFSGHVHAYERFNRVYQDKFDKCGPVYINIGDGGNKEGLAKNYRDPTPAISLFREASFGHGQLVVVNATHAQWKWQRNDDDVSVEKDSVWLTSLSADLSCQI, encoded by the exons ATGGTGAAGGTTTGGAATTTAGTGGCTATAATGCTTGTTGTTTTACTCCCAAATGTTTCGTCGTATGATCGGCCGGCCACTCGGAAAAATATAGTGATGCATCCCTCCAGCAACGATCCTCTGTCCCCGGAACAG GTGCATATATCTCTGGTTGGGCCGGACAAAATGAGAATATCATGGATAACGAAACACTCAGCCATGCCGACTGTTGTGTACGGCACAACCTCTGGAAAATACGAAGGCTCGGCTAATGGAACATCCTCCTCGTACCAGTACCTGTTGATTTATCGATCGGGCCTAATTAACGATGTGATTGTAGGCCCATTAAAACCCAATACAGTTTATTATTACAAATGTGGAGGTCAATCTTCAACCCAAGAGTTCAACTTCAAGACCCCTCCTTCTCAATTTCCCGTCAAATTCGCTGTGGCTG GTGACCTTGGTACAACTGAATGGAGTAAATCAACATTGGACCATGTATCGAAATGGGAACATGATGTATTTATCTTGCCTGGAGATTTGTCGTACGCTGACCTTTTGCAACCCGTGTGGGATACTTTCGGTCGCATGGTGCAACCACTTGCGAGCAAAAGACCATGGATGGTCACTCAAGGCAACCACGAAGTCGAACTTATTCCTGTCCTCCATCGTCAAAGTTTCACTGCCTATAACAATAG GTGGCGGATGCCATTTGAAGAGAGTGGCTCGACCTCGAACTTGTACTATTCCTTCAACGTTGTCGGAGTCCACGTTATAATGTTGGGGTCATACACGGATTTCGAGCCTGGCTCGGATCAGTACCAATGGTTAGAAAAAGATCTCAAAAGCATCGATCGTAAGACCACACCGTGGTTGATGGCTGTGATACACGCACCGTGGTACAACACAAACGAAGCCCACcaaggagagaaagagagtgtgGATATGAAACAATCAATGGAAACTCTTCTTTATAATGCTCGTGTTGATTTGGTTTTCTCCGGTCACGTCCATGCATACGAGCGCTTT AACCGGGTGTACCAAGATAAATTCGACAAATGTGGTCCGGTTTATATTAACATTGGAGATGGAGGAAATAAAGAAGGCCTTGCTAAAAA CTACCGAGATCCAACTCCAGCAATATCATTGTTTAGAGAAGCAAGTTTCGGGCATGGTCAATTGGTGGTGGTGAATGCGACTCATGCACAATGGAAATGGCAGAGGAACGACGATGATGTGTCGGTAGAAAAGGATTCGGTTTGGCTAACCAGCCTCTCAGCCGATTTATCTTGTCAGATTTAA
- the LOC108863591 gene encoding cell division protein FtsZ homolog 2-2, chloroplastic → MATCVSPCFSPPPDSRVLTLLRKSVTPEVGSSRVSCFRTAQGKRNRLVSAQRSEPWSASNSHTPNHIQSQQDPFLNLHPEISMLNPRKNSSSSSVSEDLGDSSPPGNYNEARIKVIGVGGGGSNAVNRMIQSEMVGVEFWIVNTDIQAMRMSPVFPEKRLQIGKELTRGLGAGGNPEIGMNAARESKEAIEEALYGSDMVFVTAGMGGGTGTGGAPIIAGVAKAMGILTVGIVTTPFSFEGRRRTVQAQEGIAALRDNVDTLIVIPNDKLLTAVSMSTPVTEAFNLADDILRQGVRGISDIITIPGLVNVDFADVRAIMANAGSSLMGIGTATGKTRARDAALNAIQSPLLDIGIERATGIVWNITGGTDLTLFEVNAAAEVIYDLVDPTANLIFGAVVDPSFSGQVSITLIATGFKRQEEGEGRPLQATQADASSSMGVTTRRPSSTSFSEGSSIEIPEFLKKKGRSRYPRL, encoded by the exons ATGGCGACTTGTGTTTCTCCCTGTTTCTCTCCCCCTCCCGACTCTCGAGTGCTCACTCTTCTTAGAAAGAGCGTAACGCCAGAAGTCGGCAGCAGCAGGGTGAGCTGCTTCAGAACGGCACAAGGCAAAAGAAACCGTCTCGTCTCAGCTCAGAGATCCGAGCCTTGGTCCGCTTCCAACTCCCACACTCCCAACCACATACAATCCCAACAAGACCCTTTCCTGAACCTCCACCCCGAGATATCAATGCTCAACCCGAGAAAAaactcttcctcttcctcagtCTCCGAGGATCTCGGCGACTCGTCTCCTCCTGGTAACTACAACGAGGCGAGGATCAAAGTCATCGGCGTCGGAGGCGGTGGCTCCAACGCTGTGAACCGGATGATACAGAGCGAGATGGTCGGCGTGGAGTTTTGGATTGTGAACACCGACATTCAAGCCATGAGGATGTCTCCTGTTTTTCCGGAGAAGAGGTTGCAGATTGGTAAGGAGCTGACTAGAGGGTTAGGTGCTGGAGGTAATCCGGAGATTGGAATGAACGCTGCTAGAGAAAGCAAAGAAGCTATCGAAGAAGCACTTTACGGTTCTGATATGGTTTTTGTCACG GCTGGAATGGGAGGTGGGACTGGAACGGGAGGGGCGCCGATAATAGCAGGTGTGGCCAAGGCAATGGGTATATTAACGGTTGGTATCGTGACGACGCCTTTCTCATTTGAGGGAAGGAGGAGAACGGTTCAAGCTCAGGAAGGGATTGCAGCGCTCAGGGATAATGTTGATACTCTCATTGTTATACCAAACGACAAGTTGCTCACGGCGGTCTCTATGTCTACTCCGGTTACAGAAGCGTTTAATCTGGCTGATGATATACTTCGTCAAGGAGTTCGGGGAATCTCTGATATCATTACG ATTCCTGGATTGGTTAATGTGGATTTTGCGGATGTGAGGGCTATAATGGCGAATGCAGGTTCTTCATTGATGGGAATAGGAACTGCAACAG GAAAGACTCGAGCAAGAGATGCTGCATTAAATGCAATCCAGTCACCATTGTTAGATATTGGCATTGAGAGAGCCACTGGAATTGTTTGGAACATAACTGGTGGAACTGACTTAACCTTGTTCGAG GTAAATGCAGCTGCGGAAGTGATATATGACCTTGTTGATCCAACAGCAAATCTTATATTTGGCGCTGTGGTTGATCCATCCTTCAGTGGTCAA GTAAGCATTACCCTAATAGCAACGGGCTTCAAACggcaagaagaaggagaagggaGGCCACTTCAG GCGACACAAGCAGATGCATCATCATCAATGGGAGTAACAACAAGACGTCCTTCTTCTACATCTTTCAGTGAAGGCAGTTCCATAGAGATCCCAGAGTTCTTGAAGAAGAAAGGCCGCTCTCGCTATCCTCGCCTCTAA
- the LOC108805207 gene encoding zinc finger A20 and AN1 domain-containing stress-associated protein 6 → MAEEHRCQTPEGHRLCANNCGFLGSSATMNLCSNCYGDLCLKQQQQASMKTTVESSLSAVSPPSSAEIASVSSPAISPLVQNPSAELDVTTKNAPVTVTPPRLTTTEEKQLKRPNRCTTCRKRVGLTGFKCRCGTTYCGVHRYPEVHGCTFDFKSAGREEIAKANPLVKAAKLQKI, encoded by the coding sequence ATGGCGGAAGAGCATCGATGTCAGACGCCGGAAGGCCACCGTCTCTGCGCTAACAACTGCGGCTTCCTCGGAAGCTCCGCCACCATGAATCTCTGCTCCAATTGCTACGGCGATCTCTGTCTCAAGCAGCAGCAACAAGCCTCCATGAAAACCACCGTCGAATCATCTCTCTCCGCCGTATCTCCCCCGTCTTCGGCGGAGATCGCTTCCGTCTCTTCTCCGGCGATCTCACCTCTCGTTCAAAATCCATCAGCTGAACTGGATGTAACGACGAAGAACGCTCCGGTGACGGTGACTCCGCCGCGGCTGACGACGACGGAGGAGAAGCAGCTGAAACGGCCGAATCGTTGCACGACGTGCAGGAAACGGGTCGGGTTGACCGGATTCAAGTGCCGGTGCGGGACGACTTACTGCGGGGTCCACAGGTACCCCGAGGTCCATGGATGCACCTTCGACTTCAAATCGGCCGGTCGTGAAGAGATCGCGAAGGCGAACCCGTTGGTCAAAGCGGCGAAGCTTCAGAAGATTTGA